Part of the Zingiber officinale cultivar Zhangliang chromosome 8A, Zo_v1.1, whole genome shotgun sequence genome, TTCTGGACGATCAATGAGTTGTGGATTCACACGAGAAGCAATTTGATAGAACACCTGCCATGTTAATAAGCTATCGGAGCCGGACTGATGTCGAGAGCCCACTGCTCGCTCAACTCGGACGGTAGAGGCCACCCGCTCCAATCCTCCGTAAAGCCCAGGACAATGCTTGCAAAGGTGCTTCACATCGAACACCCTTTTGCCGAAAAAGAAGTGAACGAGGTGCAAGAACTCACGAACGGTCTTTGGTAATTTGCAGTCGCATGTCAGCATCTTGACTAGGAAGGCGAAGTCATAGGCGCCTTGGAAGGTAACCCAGGAGACGGGAGAAAAATGGCCAAAGGAAAGCAAGCCGGAGGTGGCCAAGTGCTGGGCGAATCTGCAAGAGTCGATGCCCCATATTTGATTCTTTTGGAAGTCGATGCCATTAGCCTTGAGCAGCTCGACGGAGGAAGGGGCGTAACGGTCGCGGTTGATGTCGAAGTCACGGAAATTAAATTCCCACACGTAACGCACACAAGTGCCGTCGCTGTAGATGGCACATGGGAGGTTGCCGGCGGCGTCGGAGAGGGTGAGACCGACCTGGATGATGCGGAGGGCCTCGACGTTGGCACGGATCAATTCGTAGCGCTGGGGGAGGGTGAGGGTGCAGTAGGGATTTTTGGAAGCGACGACGACGCCAGGATACTCGGTGTCCAATGCGACGAAGGGGTGGAACGGGACGGCGGAGCGGATAAGGGCGAACTCCTCGTCGAGGTTATGAGCCCACACGGAGCGAACCTCGATTCTGCTGGTGCTGGCGGCGGAAGAGGAAATTGGCATATCGTTGTTGACAACTGCGACAGCCATTATGAGTTTGACGATATTAGAAATACCAAAGTACTGGAAGCTGGAGATCGAGGAGATGTTAGGTTTCGATCGATCGAGTTGGAGTGGAAATTGAAGGGAAGGATCGGAGGAGTTTAAATAGAGCAGCAGCAAATCAAAATCAAAGCGGGAAAATCGCAAACACACTCAACAGAATTAGTTGCTGCGAAATATTAGGAGATATATATGGAATTAATCAGGACTTTAAGTCCAGGATAAATCCAGCAGCAATTAGCGAACGAAACTAGgggtttattattaattaattaattaaagttgttgccatccaatcattcctttttttttctttaattaaatttcaagTACATGTAATTTCGTCATTATTTGCCTTGAAGTCAAGTATGAATCTGGCGCCAAATCCAGTAGCAATTAGCGAGCTCAACTAGgggtttagtattaattaattacAAGGGGTGTTGCCACCGAATCACacttttttttaaattctctttaatttttaaactaaactTATGATTTTATTTCTAAACTGCAATTCTTGCCGAGCTAGAAGGTTTGAGTACGGAGTAGATCGTCCGTAGGTCAAACTTGAGACATTAATAtatagttttgataaaaaaaaagtatcaaaacatttaagttagacttaatatttgttattttgatgagTGTCATGGCAAACAATTGTTGAATTTGATAAGATCTAGGTGTAGATTCAACATTCCCATGAGTAAGTAAAGTAAGTAATTAAGAGTGTAATCGAGCCGAACTGAACTCTTTAATATTTGAGTCTAATTCATTTATAATCAAGCCGAGCACgagttttatttaatgaatatattcgtGACTCACGAACTTATTCGAGCTTTTGTTGAGTCTAaatgaacttaataaatataaattataaatttaaatatttattaaaaattaaattatatatttagagaaaattataatattcttattaaaatttacaatttaattcaaataaataaagttattatatttatctatacttttcataaataaaatataaaatctataaattcaatatcaaaattattatttttcatttgaaaattgattcatgagcttactaaCGAATATTTACACGAGCTAGCGAGCCGAATATTATAAAGCTTGAgattggtttgtttatcttaacgagtctcattaaacaAGCCCAAATGAGCTATTATCGAATCAAGTTTCGAATAGTTCATGAGCGGCTTGGTTTATATACACCCCTACAAGTAATTGATGACTCAATTCTTTAACTTAATCTGACACTCTTAAGTTTTTATTTCATGACCTATTGACTTATAAAATGGTCCTCGAAATTACTTTCTCCTTCATATAATCTTATATAATTTGAGAGGTGGAGAAACTATTTTACAAAAAACTTTTATAATATTGATACGAGTTGTACCAAGTGGACTCAGGAGATGACATGACAGTCAACGTCAATGTGACGTAACAATCAAAGTCAATCGAGGAGAACACCTCCCCACCTGGCTCTGATTGGCTGCCCAGCGCTAAAGCTCGACGAATTTGCCTGGTCAAATTTAAAGTAGTGCGAAAAAAAGCTAACCAACCCGTAATCAGGTCGAACATAAGGGGTACTATcacaccccgggggagtccctgtcggAGAAAATTTGGacaacatctcccttgtacgggtgacaatctgaaactttctataaCATAACCATACACGACCAACACGACCGGAaacatacaataaaataaaagtgacAACCACACAGTATAATAGTAAACCCTAACCTAAACAACAATAAGGAAATTATCTctaatatcctactcaactacacccataaaactcaaatcttatatcctactcaactacacctataaaactcaaatcaccaaCATGCATCCAAACCTACCTCTTCTGCTGTCCGGGCAGGCATgtaaaaaaatatactagatgtAAACTCATGATAATAAAAGACCATAtaagatccaagtgccaaaaagatacaagtctgaaaacatagacgataacataataagaaaaccaaagaaaagatccAAAATGGAAATCCTCGTAATCTGGAGGGGGAACTAGCGACTGGATATCCTCCGGACAACgtcaacctgaaatagtaatatcaacaaggtgagtcaactcctcagcgagtaactactgacatgcatagtaagaaataacaactaataataaatatgcgtacagtctcctggatatatatcatatgaaaaatgtaaaactgtaaggagcaggagtatctgtactaaccaggacctgggtatagggataacaaggtcgtcagacccagagtatcataaatcctgtatgcatgtcaaacaaatgcatccaccaaatatgcagcatataaagtgcagcaaacataaGAAATAAATGCAGTCAGTGCATATGATGCAACAtgccctggtcacccctgacgccagtcagccgtctcacacacgatggtaataccgagtgggtagggttgtgacaaccatgcactctgtcatcaccgcttctgagtgaccgagtgaacgggatgctgtcagagtacacctatcctccttatcccaaatcataagtgggggagctcaatgctctcatctctctgagacaatccagaggagggatcactgtcctgctaccacgctgcgtcacactacccatgagtggaccagcggagcccttgacagagcaacctgctacaactgtaacgcccgcccttctactAACCTTAACTTACAGGACAAATGTTATCCTTTTCTGTATATCGTAAATTTCGACAATCCTACCTATTACATTCTGCTCAGTCCATAGATATATTCTAATTTGTTACGACTGGTAGGACATGACTTGGAGCCAAGTAGAGCTGAAGGGGAGTCTAAAGCTTCTAACGAGTCTGGGTCGTGTGGCCCTGACAGGTAGTGTACTCCCGGCTGGCGCAGGGGCACGACTGTGTGagggtcacacggtcgtgacccTTGGCAGTAGAGAAGAGGGGCTCGGCTGTGTGAACCCACACGGTCATGTCACTTCGACTGAGAGGAAGAGAGACACagccgtgtgaacccacacggccgtgtagctttgaccgagaggaagaggtgcacaatCGTTtgattccacacggccatgtcaccttggccgaggggAAGAGGTGCACGCccatgtgattccacacggccgtgtcatcttGGTCAAAAGCAGGCAGTGGGAGGCCGTGTGAactcgcacgaccgtgccacggGCCGTGCGAAGGGTCACAGCCTGCTCTACCAAAGAGCTTGTTCTCCCCTCTTTATACTTATCCATGCCACTCTAAATTCTGCCAACCCAATAAATTCATCCTAAACAATTAGTGATAGTATTTTATGTAAAGtggagagaagaaaatactcaagtTCTAACATGTCCCCACAATAACAAATCCCCCACACCTTGCGTTCCCATGTTTCCTCTTCATGCTGTTGACTTTGCCATAGCACTTTCATTAAtagtatctctttgttcctcagcttcttaacttctcgatctattatctgaataggtcgactttcataactaagatcctcttgaacctgtaccaTCTGCGGCTCAATCACTTGCTTTGCATTAGGAACATgcttctgttggatcgaaaagaatttagatatttctacaatggcatgatattgtccactttaggcctaggccctcatgactttgctcttgggctctccccaaaaggcctcatgccaatggagatatcttttctctttataaacccatgatctttcccatttgttttcgatgtgggactatgtttgcaaccttgcaaccccatcAATCCtgcccccccccctcaaacaaaggaccacgggcttcccacgtccgatcctcgacccaccaggtcttcctaccccttggtccatccgacctactaggactttcttgcctagccgacactaggacttcctgcctggtgtctggtcctcttgatctgaacataagaacccccactttctttgttcaaggtcaatattgtacccacatggctcaatcagacaatagttcttgtgcacagtcggcggttaaactttttgacagtccgagctctgataccaattgttggatcgaaaaaaatttagatatctccataatggcatgatattgtccactttaggcctaggccctcatggctttgctcttgggctctccccaaaaggcctcatgcctatggagatatctttttctttataaacccatgatttttcccatgtgttttcgatgtggaactatgtttgcaaccatgcaaccccaacagtttatcggcattgagacatgaaattcATTATGAATGACAGACATTTCCTGCAGTAGTTCCAGCTcctaagctaccttgccaacccttctagTGATTCGGTATGGCAccacataacgtggactcaacttcCCCTGCTTtccaaacctcattactcctttcataggagctactttgagaaacACTAAGTCCCCAACATCAAATTCTAGTGGTCTACGGCGCACATCCACATAGCTCTTCtgtcggctctgagcagtttctatcctCTGGTGAATGTTCTGAATGGttttggtggtgtcctcgataagatctatctggagtcccatttctttcttttcaccaccttcatactaacagataggggatctacatctcctcccatataaagcctcgtagggtgccattttgatagtagcttgatagctattattatatGTGAATTCCGCTAAACATCGGTATCGACACTAGCTTCCTttaaaatctaaggcacaagctcaTAGCATATCCTCCAGgacttgatttactcgttctgtttgcccatcaatttgaggatgaaatgcagtaCTAAATcgcagcttagtgccaagagctctttgaacacactcccagaagtttgaagtaaagcgaccatctctatcagaaattatggttttgggaactccatgcaatctaatGACCTCTTTAACGTACAATTGCGCTAGTTGTTCAAttgagtaggatattctgatagctagaaaatgagcagacttggtcaatctgtccactattacccagatagcatcgtaaccattcgtggttctgggtagtcctactatgaagtccatagatatatccttccacttccactctagaatctggataggctgcagaactccgcccGATCTTTGATGTTCTTCTTTAACCCGTTGGCATGTCAGGTAGGTATtgacatatcttgcaatatctcttttcattccagaccaccagaagcgttcctttatatcttggtacatcttggtggaactaggataaattgcatagggtgttccatgggcttcatctagaattttttTACGCTGCTCTTCTTGATTAGGGGCACATAAgcgatcaccataatatagtaCCCCATGATCTGATACCCGGAACTCTCCATTTCCTCCTTtctgtattccctgcttgattttctgaataatAAGATCTTCCTcttgccctttctgtatatctGTAAGCAGGGATGACTCTAATGTCAAAGTGGAGAGTTGCCCAATCACGATTTCAAGTCCAATATTTGctatttctttctgtaggggAGGGGCCAtggcagataaggacaatagagcgacacaagatttcctacttagtacATCTACCACTTTGTTCACCTTCCCTGGATGATAGAGGATTTTACAGTCATAGTCTTTAACCAGTTCAAACCATCTCCGCTATCTCATGTTCAAGTCACCATATGTGGGACTACAGGAGAAGCTTGTTGATTAGAAATCAGGGTGGTAATAACCTGCTGTTGCTCTGCCAATTGTCTTTGCAgctgagctactacttctaaGAGGTTGGGCGGTGGTGCAAACTCATTCGTCTCTTGTTGAGGTTCATTAATTCTTGGCTATTTAGCCTGTCGTACTCTAGCCATTATACATATCCGTGGACCAACCAGTGAGATTTTGGGTGAGCCTATCGTCATTCTTACTTACTATTATTAGTACTTTATATATAAGCATGCTCAATCTTAACAAcagttcttactaatcataacagGAATAAATGCATAAAAGTTATGGAAAGTTACTTTCTAACTTGGAAGTTGTAGGATCAATACTTGATGTGTGTGACAGAAAGATGgaactggctctgataccaaactgtaatgtCCGCCTTTCTACTAACCTTAACTTACAGGACAAACGTTACCCTTTTCTGTATATTGTAAATTTTGGCATTCCTACCTATTACATCCTGCTCAGTCCATAGATATATTTTAACTTGTTACGACTGGTAGGACATGACTTGGAGCCAAGCAAAGCTGAAGGGGAGTCTAAAGCTTCTAACAAGTCTAGGTCATGTGGCCATGATAGGTAGTGTACTCCCGGCTAGCGCAGGGCACGGGTGTGTGAGGGTCACACGACTGTGACCCTTGGCAGCGGAGAAGAGGGGCACAAcggtgtgaatccacacgactgtgtcacttcgaccgagaggaagagagacacggccgtgtgaacccacacggtcgtgtagctttgaccgagaggaagaggtgcacagtCATGTGATTCCACACGACCATATCATctttgtaataccccggttctgagattctggttaaatatgacttaaaaggttagatggtactatccatatcaccaaggtgcaccttccttttcggaagcccaaacttaagaactccaaagttaagcgtgcttggcttggagaaatctgaggatgggtgacctcctgggaagttttccagggtgcgtgcgagtgaggacaaagcacgctgaaaggacctctggtggtctgtggagctagtcatcaacccgatgggcaattcaggtagcgttcctggttcggttcgggtggggcccgcccgagtgGGGGCGTtatagatggtatcagagcgaccttgcgaccgtgagtgcgcctgtggtaggagcacccagggcaccaccttgcgagggagattctgggatttgtttgtggtgtgatttgtggttacacaacgaggacgttgtgtctttaagtgggggtgattgtaataccccggttctgagattctggttaaatatgacttaaaaggttagatggtactatccatatcaccaaggtgcaccttccttttcggaagcccaaacttaagaactccaaagttaagcgtgcttggcttggagaaatctgaggatgggtgacctcctgggaagttttccagggtgcgtgcgagtgaggacaaagcacgctgaaaggacctctggtggtctgtggagctagtcatcaacccgatgggcaattcaggtagcgttcctggttcggttcgggtggggcccgcccgagtgGGGGCGTtacaggggtgaccatggagcatgcatacgcagttattattcttgcatttgatgcgcggtgcatctgcatttgcatacatgcctagtagatactagttgcatgtgattgtcgttgttgcacttgattgagatatggttgttgcatttggttgccatgctacatacatgtcatttattttacatgtatatgcagtcgtacttatattgcacaggtgtcacggatatatctgttgcagatccagtgagtttaccgatctttgtaccttgcgttgatttcagattgggtatgtatttaccattatgtcagCAGCGGTTTGTGCAGTTTGTAGGTTAGTTATGATTATGTCTGGTTATTACGTCAGGTAAGTTCAGAtgtattgattatgatagtatgatcatgttctttattccctactgagactgtatacttgtgatctccatgttttatgtatagaccatgcactatcttttctattacccgctgagttacctatactcaccaccgcatgtatatatatttgttttcaggtagatggttggagtgtcgctcggagtatcctgtctgccgggtcctacgtcacatccgaagatcgtgattgttttcttttgtatattcttttcttatttttggcattgtatttgtgtatagccgtgtggctatcttatggttttgggtgttgtatttgttgtataagcctagccggctagcagtgtgttgattgtgttgtattgggctttccgttttcttcgttttccgttgtgttggtttgttttgtaCAGCCCTGTGGGCTgtcttatatataactgcgtggttgtgattgtttcattccagccgtatgggctgttattataactgcgtggttgtgtatataaatattccagccgcatgtggctgatgtatatttggtttgtagtgatgcttcatattgtcaccggtacaggggagatgttgtcggatttttgtctggcagggactcctttgggggcgtgacaatcttGGCCGAGGGGAAGAGGTGCACGcccgtgtgattccacacagcCGTGCCACCTTGACCGAAAGCAGGCAGTGGGAGGTCGAGTGAACCCGCACGACCGTGCCACGGGCCGTGCGAAGGGTCACACCCTACTCTACCAAAGAGCTTGTTCTCCCCTCTTTCCACTTATCAATGCCACTCTAAATTCTGGCAAACCAATAAATTCATCCTAAACAATTAGTGACAGTATTTTATGTAAAGcggagagaagaaaatactcaagtTCTAACATGTCCCCACAATAACAAATTCTCTGATCTCCTTCCATtcttccgtcacacacacacacacactgctCCTACTGCCTCCTTCTActcaagctttccttttcctttatctgcagtataaggaaatgcaaatttataagcggatgcttagtaagtaccatctactcacaaaatgatacattaaaAGAGGACATGTTTTTTAAAACTGCTTGAGGAAAATGCAACAATGTAAACATACGTTTAAAACTGCTTACGGAAACACAAACATGCACTTGACAGTAACTCACACTAAAACTATACTTTGAAACTAtatacatgacatgtatttttaaat contains:
- the LOC122010844 gene encoding probable CCR4-associated factor 1 homolog 11, with the protein product MAVAVVNNDMPISSSAASTSRIEVRSVWAHNLDEEFALIRSAVPFHPFVALDTEYPGVVVASKNPYCTLTLPQRYELIRANVEALRIIQVGLTLSDAAGNLPCAIYSDGTCVRYVWEFNFRDFDINRDRYAPSSVELLKANGIDFQKNQIWGIDSCRFAQHLATSGLLSFGHFSPVSWVTFQGAYDFAFLVKMLTCDCKLPKTVREFLHLVHFFFGKRVFDVKHLCKHCPGLYGGLERVASTVRVERAVGSRHQSGSDSLLTWQVFYQIASRVNPQLIDRPEHMGTLYDLQLQ